From Candidatus Nealsonbacteria bacterium CG07_land_8_20_14_0_80_39_13, a single genomic window includes:
- a CDS encoding Fic family protein: MAKNNRLDQRLQSVPSEIWSKITKIDELKGRWIAGAQLSPQTLGRLKRSVLITSTGASTRIEGAKLSDEDVEKLMRGIDIQKFTDRDKQEARGYYELLGNVFDSWKSLRFSENTIKHFHKELLKYVKKDEAHRGDYKKTENQVQMINALGESVGILFDTTRAYLTPKEMQELVEWTQEAIVEKKHHPLLVAGNFLVEFLQIHPFQDGNGRLSRILTNLLLLKEGYLYMPYVSHEKIIEDNKPEYYIALRKSQKTFKTDHEDIVAWLDFFLTILLKQSEMAIDLLSKENIERLLTEKQLAVWNYLDKNHSATPREISEKTKVAYPTVRQAIDKLARLKKIERIGQGRSTSYRKI, from the coding sequence ATGGCAAAAAACAACAGATTAGATCAACGACTTCAATCAGTACCATCTGAAATTTGGTCAAAAATAACTAAAATTGATGAGTTGAAAGGGCGATGGATCGCAGGGGCTCAACTTTCCCCTCAGACTTTAGGCCGTCTTAAGCGGTCAGTTTTGATTACCTCAACAGGCGCCTCAACACGTATTGAGGGAGCGAAACTTTCCGATGAAGATGTGGAGAAGTTGATGCGTGGAATTGATATCCAAAAATTCACCGATCGCGATAAGCAGGAGGCAAGAGGTTATTATGAATTACTTGGAAATGTTTTTGATTCTTGGAAAAGTTTGCGATTTAGCGAAAACACTATTAAACATTTTCATAAAGAACTCTTGAAGTATGTAAAAAAGGACGAGGCGCATCGAGGCGATTATAAAAAGACGGAAAACCAAGTGCAAATGATAAACGCATTGGGAGAATCAGTCGGGATTCTGTTTGATACGACTCGGGCATATCTCACACCGAAAGAAATGCAGGAATTGGTTGAATGGACGCAAGAGGCGATTGTTGAGAAAAAACATCACCCGCTTCTTGTTGCGGGCAATTTCCTTGTTGAATTTTTGCAGATACATCCATTCCAAGACGGCAACGGCCGGCTTAGCCGCATTCTCACGAACCTTCTTTTGCTTAAAGAAGGCTATTTGTATATGCCTTACGTTTCCCACGAGAAAATAATTGAAGATAATAAGCCGGAATACTATATTGCTTTACGGAAAAGTCAGAAGACGTTTAAAACTGATCACGAAGACATTGTCGCATGGCTTGATTTCTTTTTAACTATTTTGTTGAAGCAATCGGAAATGGCAATAGATCTTCTATCCAAGGAAAATATTGAAAGGTTACTTACTGAAAAACAATTAGCTGTTTGGAATTACCTTGATAAAAATCACAGCGCTACGCCTCGCGAAATCTCTGAAAAAACAAAGGTTGCTTACCCGACAGTGAGGCAGGCAATAGATAAATTGGCGCGGCTTAAAAAGATTGAGCGGATTGGGCAAGGTAGATCAACGAGTTATCGGAAAATATGA